A stretch of the Argentina anserina chromosome 6, drPotAnse1.1, whole genome shotgun sequence genome encodes the following:
- the LOC126801033 gene encoding ras-related protein Rab11D, producing MAAYRADDEYDYLFKLVLIGDSGVGKSNLLSRFTRNEFNLESKSTIGVEFATKTLSVDDKVIKAQIWDTAGQERYRAITSAYYRGAVGALLVYDVTRHATFENVARWLKELRDHTDPNIVVMLIGNKSDLRHLVAVSKEDGKSFAERESLYFMETSALEATNVENAFTEILGQIYRVVSKRAVEAGDNGSASAVPSKGQTINVKDDGSVLNRFGCCSN from the exons ATGGCCGCGTATAGAGCCGACGACGAGTACGATTACCTCTTCAAGCTTGTCTTGATCGGCGACTCCGGCGTCGGCAAATCCAACCTGCTCTCCAGGTTCACCAGAAACGAGTTCAATTTGGAGTCCAAGTCTACTATTGGGGTTGAGTTTGCCACCAAGACTTTGAGCGTTGATGACAAAGTCATCAAGGCTCAGATTTGGGACACTGCTGGCCAGGAGAG GTACCGTGCCATTACAAGTGCCTACTACCGAGGAGCCGTTGGTGCTTTACTGGTGTATGATGTCACTCGGCATGCTACATTTGAGAATGTAGCAAGGTGGTTGAAGGAGCTGAGGGATCACACAGACCCCAACATTGTGGTCATGCTCATTGGCAACAAATCCGATCTTCGTCACCTGGTGGCAGTCTCGAAGGAGGATGGCAAATCTTTTGCTGAAAGAGAGTCCCTCTACTTCATGGAAACTTCAGCATTGGAAGCAACCAATGTGGAAAATGCATTTACTGAAATCTTGGGTCAAATATACCGGGTTGTAAGCAAGAGGGCAGTCGAAGCAGGCGACAATGGTAGTGCTTCCGCTGTTCCATCCAAAGGACAGACCATCAATGTTAAAGATGATGGCTCTGTTTTAAATCGATTCGGATGCTGCTCAAACTAG
- the LOC126801032 gene encoding ATP-dependent zinc metalloprotease FTSH 8, chloroplastic-like: MKLMLRQRGTGIGGHNDEREQTFDQLLTEMDGFEGNTGIIVVAATNRADILDSALLRPGRFDRQVMVDVPDVRGRTDILKVHANNKKFEGNVSLDVVAMRTPGFCGADLANLLNEAAILAGWRGKTAISSIQIDD; the protein is encoded by the coding sequence ATGAAATTGATGCTGCGGCAAAGAGGAACTGGAATTGGTGGACACAATGATGAAAGAGAGCAGACATTTGATCAGCTTTTGACAGAAATGGATGGTTTTGAGGGTAACACTGGAATTATTGTGGTTGCAGCAACTAACAGGGCAGATATTCTCGACTCTGCCTTGTTGAGGCCTGGTCGGTTTGACAGGCAAGTGATGGTTGATGTTCCAGATGTACGTGGCAGAACAGATATCTTGAAGGTTCATGCTAACAATAAAAAGTTTGAGGGAAATGTTTCCCTTGATGTGGTAGCTATGAGAACACCTGGGTTTTGTGGAGCAGATCTTGCCAACCTTCTAAATGAAGCAGCCATTTTGGCTGGTTGGCGTGGGAAGACAGCAATTTCATCTATACAGATTGATGACTGA
- the LOC126797037 gene encoding pentatricopeptide repeat-containing protein At2g41080 codes for MPRTSASCIEQLTSLCSKGLIKQALETFKSDIFSDPSLFSLLLKACIPTNSLPLSKQLHSLIIKSNSSDDKFVSNHLLNLYSKLGDLNSASLLFSRLPRRNVMSGNILINGFVQKADLGSARKVFDEMPERNVATWNAMVGGLVQFELNEEGLGLFEEMYELGMSPDAYTLGSVLRGCAGLRGGNEGCQVHCYVVKCGFECHMVVGSSLAHMYMRCGRLVEGEKVIRMLPICNVVAWNTLIAGKAQNGQAEGVLEQFNMMKVAGVRPDRITFVSVLSSCSELATLGQGQQVHAEVIKAGASSVVAVKSTLISMYSRCGCLEDSLKAFRECGGGDVVLWSSVISAYGFHGRGEEAIEIFEQMEREGLAANDVTFLSLLYACSHCGMKEKGMELFDSMVQKYGLEPKLEHYTCMVDLLGRSGCLDEAEAMIRSMPVKADAVIWKTLLSACKIHKNADMARRIGQDVLRQDPEDSASYVLLSNIHASARRWEDVSELRTAMRDRKVKKEPGISWLEIKNKVYQFHMGDKSHPHYRIIDSYLKELRSEMKLHGYVPDTGSELHDMDDEEKEYDLAHHSEKLAIAFGLINTPEGVPLRVMKNLRVCIDCHVAIKYISQIKNREIVVRDASRFHHFKKGKCSCGDYW; via the coding sequence ATGCCTCGGACATCGGCTTCATGCATAGAGCAACTGACCAGTCTCTGCTCGAAGGGACTCATCAAACAAGCACTTGAGACATTCAAATCCGACATATTCTCCGACCCATCTCTCTTCTCCCTCCTCCTCAAAGCATGCATTCCCACCAACTCACTCCCTCTCTCCAAACAGCTCCACTccctcatcatcaaatcaaactCCTCCGACGACAAGTTCGTCTCCAACCACCTCCTCAACTTGTACTCCAAACTCGGCGACCTAAACTCCGCTTCCCTCCTCTTCTCCCGTCTGCCCAGACGCAACGTCATGTCGGGTAACATTCTGATCAACGGGTTCGTCCAGAAAGCCGACTTGGGCAGCGCCCGGAAGGTGTTCGACGAAATGCCTGAGAGAAATGTCGCCACGTGGAACGCGATGGTGGGTGGGCTGGTGCAGTTTGAGCTGAACGAGGAGGGTTTGGGGCTCTTTGAGGAGATGTATGAGCTGGGGATGTCGCCGGATGCATACACGTTGGGGAGTGTTCTTAGGGGGTGTGCGGGCTTGCGAGGAGGCAATGAGGGATGTCAGGTGCATTGTTATGTTGTGAAATGTGGGTTTGAGTGTCATATGGTTGTTGGGAGTAGCTTGGCTCATATGTATATGAGGTGTGGGAGGTTGGTTGAGGGAGAGAAGGTGATTAGGATGCTGCCGATTTGTAATGTGGTTGCTTGGAACACGCTGATTGCGGGGAAAGCGCAGAACGGGCAGGCCGAGGGAGTGTTGGAGCAGTTTAATATGATGAAGGTTGCTGGGGTTAGGCCGGATAGGATTACGTTTGTGAGTGTTCTTAGTTCGTGTTCAGAGTTGGCTACACTTGGTCAGGGTCAGCAGGTTCATGCTGAAGTGATCAAAGCTGGGGCTAGCTCGGTGGTTGCCGTGAAAAGCACGTTGATTAGCATGTATTCTAGATGTGGGTGTCTTGAGGATTCTCTCAAGGCTTTCAGGGAATGTGGAGGTGGGGATGTTGTGTTGTGGAGTTCTGTGATTTCTGCGTATGGGTTTCATGGACGAGGAGAAGAAGCGATTGAGATTTTTGAACAGATGGAGCGTGAAGGTTTGGCGGCTAATGACGTTACTTTCCTAAGCTTGCTCTATGCCTGCAGTCATTGTGGGATGAAGGAGAAAGGAATGGAATTGTTCGACTCAATGGTACAGAAGTATGGACTTGAACCTAAACTAGAGCATTATACATGCATGGTTGATCTTCTTGGCCGGTCGGGCTGTTTGGATGAAGCTGAGGCAATGATAAGATCAATGCCTGTTAAAGCAGATGCTGTCATATGGAAAACTTTATTATCTGCATGTAAAATTCACAAGAATGCAGACATGGCAAGAAGGATAGGTCAAGATGTTCTTAGGCAAGATCCAGAGGATTCAGCCTCGTATGTGCTACTTTCAAACATCCATGCTTCAGCCAGAAGATGGGAGGATGTTTCTGAGCTGAGGACAGCCATGAGAGATAGAAAGGTCAAGAAAGAGCCAGGTATAAGCTGGCTGGAAATAAAGAATAAAGTCTACCAGTTTCATATGGGTGATAAATCCCACCCACATTATAGGATAATTGATTCGTATCTAAAAGAGTTAAGATCAGAAATGAAGTTGCATGGTTATGTGCCTGATACTGGTTCAGAATTGCATGACATGGATGATGAGGAGAAGGAATACGATTTGGCACATCATAGTGAGAAGTTGGCAATTGCTTTTGGTTTAATAAACACTCCTGAAGGTGTACCATTGAGGGTGATGAAGAACTTGCGTGTATGCATTGACTGTCATGTTGCTATCAAGTACATATCCCAGATCAAAAACAGAGAAATCGTCGTCCGTGATGCCAGTAGATTTCATCACTTTAAGAAAGGGAAGTGTTCTTGCGGTGACTATTGGTAA
- the LOC126801133 gene encoding ATP-dependent zinc metalloprotease FTSH 2, chloroplastic, whose protein sequence is MAASSACLVGNGLSTHCTKPSLSKEFCGRPLFHSSTLPSLSKETKAVLVKASLDQKQHEGRRGFLKMLGVPALLGAASAKADDQGPSSSRMSYSRFLEYLDKDRVTKVDLFENGTIAIVEAVSPELGNRLQRVRVQLPGLSQELLQKFREKNIDFAAHNAQEDSGNLLFNLIGNLAFPLILIGGLFLLSRRSGGGMGGPGGPGFPLSFGQSKAKFQMEPNTGVTFDDVAGVDEAKQDFVEVVEFLKKPERFTAVGARIPKGVLLVGPPGTGKTLLAKAIAGEAGVPFFSISGSEFVEMFVGVGASRVRDLFKKAKENAPCIVFVDEIDAVGRQRGTGIGGGNDEREQTLNQLLTEMDGFEGNTGIIVVAATNRADILDSALLRPGRFDRQVMVDVPDVRGRTDILKVHANNKKFEGNVSLDVVAMRTPGFSGADLANLLNEAAILAGRRGKTAISSKEIDDSIDRIVAGMEGTVMTDGKSKSLVAYHEVGHAICGTLTPGHDAVQKVTLVPRGQARGLTWFIPADDPTLISKQQLFARIVGGLGGRAAEEVIFGEPEVTTGAAGDLQQITGLAKQMVTTFGMSDIGPWSLMDSAQSGDVIMRMMARNSMSEKLAEDIDSAIKRLSDEAYEIALSHIRNNREAMDKIVEVLLEKETMTGDEFRAILSEFTEIPVENRVAPAVPTPVAV, encoded by the exons ATGGCAGCATCATCAGCTTGCCTTGTGGGGAATGGTTTATCTACCCATTGTACTAAGCCAAGTTTGAGCAAGGAATTCTGTGGAAGACCCCTCTTCCACTCTTCAACTCTTCCATCCTTGTCAAAGGAAACTAAAGCAGTTCTTGTAAAGGCATCATTAGACCAGAAACAACATGAAGGAAGAAGAGGTTTTCTAAAAATGCTTGGAGTACCTGCTTTACTTGGAGCAGCTAGTGCTAAGGCCGACGATCAAGGGCCCTCTTCTTCACGAATGTCTTATTCTAGGTTCTTGGAGTATCTAGACAAGGACAGGGTGACAAAAGTTGATCTATTTGAGAACGGAACCATAGCTATCGTTGAGGCTGTCTCCCCTGAGTTAGGCAACCGGTTGCAGCGAGTTCGTGTGCAACTCCCTGGACTAAGCCAAGAGCTCCTTCAAAAGTTCAGGGAAAAGAACATCGATTTTGCAGCACATAATGCTCAAGAAGACTCGGGCAACCTATTATTTAACCTAATTGGAAATTTAGCTTTCCCTCTGATTTTAATTGGGGGCCTGTTCTTACTCTCAAGGCGTTCAGGTGGAGGCATGGGCGGTCCTGGCGGACCTGGGTTTCCCCTCTCATTTGGTCAGTCCAAAGCCAAGTTTCAAATGGAACCAAACACCGGAGTTACatttgatgatgttgctgGGGTGGACGAAGCCAAGCAAGATTTTGTGGAGGTGGTGGAGTTCTTAAAGAAGCCTGAGAGATTCACTGCTGTTGGAGCTCGCATTCCTAAAGGGGTTCTTCTTGTCGGCCCTCCAGGAACTGGAAAGACTCTGCTAGCAAAGGCAATTGCTGGCGAAGCTGGTGTTCCTTTTTTCTCTATCTCAGGTTCTGAGTTTGTTGAAATGTTTGTTGGTGTTGGTGCTTCCAGAGTCCGTGATCTTTTTAAGAAGGCCAAGGAAAACGCACCTTGCATTGTATTTGTTGATGAAATTGATGCTGTTGGACGGCAAAGAGGAACTGGAATCGGTGGAGGCAATGATGAAAGAGAGCAGACCCTTAATCAGCTTTTGACAGAAATGGATGGTTTTGAGGGTAACACTGGAATTATTGTGGTTGCAGCAACTAACAGGGCAGATATTCTCGACTCTGCCTTGTTGAGGCCTGGTCGGTTTGACAGGCAAGTGATGGTTGATGTTCCAGATGTACGTGGCAGAACAGATATCTTGAAGGTTCATGCTAACAATAAAAAGTTTGAGGGAAATGTTTCCCTTGATGTGGTAGCTATGAGAACACCTGGGTTTAGTGGAGCAGATCTTGCCAACCTCCTAAATGAAGCAGCCATATTGGCTGGTCGGCGTGGGAAGACAGCAATTTCATCTAAAGAGATTGATGACTCAATTGATAGAATAGTGGCTGGAATGGAAGGAACAGTAATGACAGATGGAAAGAGCAAAAGTCTGGTAGCGTACCATGAAGTAGGGCACGCCATCTGTGG GACACTGACTCCAGGGCACGATGCCGTTCAGAAAGTGACCCTAGTTCCACGTGGTCAAGCTCGTGGTCTTACATGGTTCATTCCTGCAGATGATCCGACCTTGATCTCCAAGCAGCAACTTTTTGCAAGAATTGTTGGTGGGCTTGGTGGTAGAGCTGCAGAGGAAGTGATCTTTGGTGAGCCTGAGGTGACAACAGGTGCAGCTGGTGATTTGCAGCAGATTACTGGTTTAGCCAAACAG ATGGTAACCACATTTGGAATGTCTGACATTGGCCCTTGGTCATTGATGGATTCAGCTCAGAGTGGTGATGTCATAATGAGAATGATGGCGAGGAACTCAATGTCAGAAAAACTTGCTGAAGACATTGATTCCGCCATTAAGAGATTATCTGATGAAGCATATGAGATTGCATTGAGCCACATAAGAAACAACCGTGAAGCCATGGACAAGATAGTGGAGGTCCTTCTTGAGAAGGAAACAATGACAGGTGATGAATTCCGGGCAATCCTTTCAGAATTCACAGAAATCCCAGTAGAGAACCGGGTTGCTCCTGCAGTTCCCACTCCCGTTGCTGTTTAG